In one Gemmatimonas sp. genomic region, the following are encoded:
- the rpsN gene encoding 30S ribosomal protein S14 → MAKTSKLARNAQRKELVSRYATKRAALKAIIQNPKSTGEEKLAAVNALHKLPRDSSATRVRNRCNMSGRPRAFLRHFGLSRIALRDMALNGLIPGVRKASW, encoded by the coding sequence ATGGCAAAGACGAGTAAGCTGGCCCGCAACGCGCAGCGCAAGGAATTGGTGTCTCGATACGCCACCAAGCGCGCTGCCCTCAAGGCCATCATCCAGAATCCGAAGAGCACCGGCGAAGAGAAGCTGGCCGCCGTGAACGCGCTGCATAAGCTGCCGCGTGATTCATCGGCCACCCGCGTGCGCAACCGCTGCAACATGAGCGGCCGCCCGCGTGCGTTTCTCCGCCACTTCGGCCTCAGCCGCATCGCGCTCCGTGACATGGCCCTGAACGGCCTCATTCCCGGCGTCCGCAAGGCGAGCTGGTAG
- the rpsH gene encoding 30S ribosomal protein S8: MSLNDPIADMLTRIRNACASKHRRVDMPLSKMKIEIARILKESNFIQDYRTVENEDGKPLLRVILKYAHGGQSVIRQTKRVSTPGLRKYVGAQEIPRVRNGLGMAILSTSKGIMSDREARSSNTGGELLAFVW; encoded by the coding sequence ATGAGCCTCAACGACCCTATTGCCGACATGCTGACGCGCATTCGCAACGCGTGTGCGTCCAAGCACCGCCGCGTCGACATGCCGTTGTCAAAGATGAAGATCGAGATCGCGCGGATCTTGAAGGAGAGCAACTTCATCCAGGATTACCGCACCGTCGAGAACGAAGACGGGAAGCCGTTGCTTCGGGTGATCCTCAAGTACGCGCACGGCGGACAGTCGGTGATCCGACAGACGAAGCGCGTGTCCACGCCCGGCCTTCGCAAATACGTTGGTGCGCAGGAGATCCCGCGAGTCCGTAACGGCCTCGGCATGGCGATCCTCAGCACGTCGAAGGGCATCATGTCCGACCGTGAAGCGCGCTCCTCGAATACCGGGGGCGAGCTGCTCGCCTTCGTCTGGTAA